One genomic region from Henningerozyma blattae CBS 6284 chromosome 2, complete genome encodes:
- the RAD2 gene encoding ssDNA endodeoxyribonuclease RAD2 (similar to Saccharomyces cerevisiae RAD2 (YGR258C); ancestral locus Anc_5.51) encodes MGVHSFWDIVNPTAKPVRLDSLQDKKMAVDASIWIYQFLKAVRDDQGNAVKNAHIVGFFRRICKLLYFGIKPVFIFDGGVPVLKKNTIKKRKERRQGKRDNAAATAKKLLAVQLQKKINDEVHPENLSAHNAESATVASKNKSYTLQDEWQLPELSGFHYDEDDQRVMPTETFENVIKSIDDELDHIDLDSINPASKEFEELPKSSQYLILSTLRLRSRLRMGYTKEQLEQMFPDSLDFSKFQIDMVRRRNFFTQKLINTTGLHDGGASKLTDDVIKRISGKNDKEYKLTKTENGWTLGFGEFDGTEAKKAINLEPDSNSSVLIDRKYDLKKLFNTKSIGLTNSNSDIQNDINNNNNINNSNNDAANGNEENDDDEEEEDFEWEDVDVIPKKKEQIEDFSINAARLSHTQKLKNVNENSLRDNNSIAGSQAFLDKRYVSNKSPLKVTPSKLSYYIIDEYEQEESSEHNSNNSRKKKFVQKEGKNDIIINKSLNKIKRKINFENDLLENSMDPNISMYEKQHTIRKIESPSNTITSNSMKIISPHDSEDDDYLDQLKEIEMIEDFQTKKLEAKKCNIQDLPKRKEDISIDTKIDNKRLPLVTHFSNMPSTMEVPLTENQQNLNFIVSKIPDFSSNGVSFLFQNNVPKETQDTRSTKPNKKPHMEVPSWFENSSSLNSNQQYNPYSTTEFVHDRAEEQQLASNGTEKRHYDLVSGFTAEQLLEKIKCEPAINAKHVVDSDNSLEVIENSNSLVSKSEDDNDLEIIEPKANAEIKNIKNNENTSLSTEPLITYQEPVGKPVDSTLSINYNTQSKNIHSESESNNMASKPMVFDYDFSEDEEDEISENIRKENDDFNDLRNKLQGDNERVTGNAFLEDELFEQQMKDKRDSDEVTTDMILDVQELLSRFGIPFITAPMEAEAQCAELINLKLVDGIVTDDSDVFLFGGTKVYKNMFHEKHYVEYYDNDVIFRNLGLDREYMIELVELLGSDYTTGIKGMGPVSSMEVLAEFGNLKNFKEWYNEGQFDKSKQEKENKFQKDLRKKLVKNGVIFENDFPNSLVSDAYMNPEVDHDSTAFKWGVPDLDMLRTFMRNKIGWQKEKSDEILIPLIRTINQRKIQQKQRTLNEFFPNEVLGQEKRYSASNRMSIATSKLKKRRLK; translated from the coding sequence ATGGGTGTTCATTCATTCTGGGATATCGTCAATCCAACAGCTAAACCAGTCCGGTTGGATTCATTacaagataaaaaaatggcGGTCGATGCATCCATTTGGATTTATCAATTCTTAAAGGCAGTTAGAGATGATCAAGGGAACGCTGTTAAGAATGCACATATCGTTGGATTCTTTAGAAGAATCTGCAAATTGCTATATTTTGGTATTAAGCctgtatttatttttgatgGTGGTGTGCCTGtcttgaagaaaaatactattaaaaagagaaaagaaCGAAGACAAGGTAAAAGAGATAATGCTGCAGCTACagctaaaaaattattagctgtacaattacaaaagaaaattaatgatgaagTTCATCCAGAAAATCTATCAGCTCACAATGCAGAATCTGCTACTGTAgcttctaaaaataaatcgtATACATTACAGGATGAGTGGCAATTACCTGAACTTTCAGGATTCCATTACGATGAAGATGATCAAAGAGTTATGCCTACAGAAACCTTTGAAAAtgttattaaatcaatCGACGACGAGTTGGATCATATCGATTTAGATTCTATTAATCCAGCATCAAAGGAGTTTGAAGAGTTACCTAAATCATCTCaatatttgattctttCGACATTAAGATTACGATCCAGATTAAGAATGGGTTATACTAAGGAACAATTAGAACAAATGTTTCCTGACAGTTTAGATTTCtctaaatttcaaattgatatggttagaagaagaaatttttttactcaaaaattaattaatacgACAGGCCTGCATGATGGTGGAGCTTCCAAATTAACTGATGATGTTATAAAGAGAATATCTggaaaaaatgataaagaatataaattaacCAAGACAGAAAATGGTTGGACTCTAGGTTTCGGTGAGTTTGATGGAACAGAGGCAAAAAAGGCCATTAATCTTGAACCTGATTCTAATTCAAGTGTCCTAATTGACAGAAAATATGATTTAAAGAAACTGTTTAATACAAAAAGTATTGGTTTAACGAACTCAAATAGTGATATccaaaatgatattaataataataacaatattaacaatagtaataatgatgCTGCCAATGGAAAcgaagaaaatgatgatgatgaggaGGAAGAAGATTTTGAATGGGAAGATGTAGATGTTATAcctaaaaaaaaggaacaaatagaagatttttcaattaacgCTGCCAGGCTCTCTCATAcacaaaaattaaaaaatgttaatgaaaattcttTACGTGATAACAATTCTATTGCTGGTAGCCAGGCATTTTTAGATAAAAGATATGTTAGTAATAAATCACCGTTAAAAGTGACACCTTCAAAATTGTCCTACTATATTATAGATGAGTATGAACAAGAAGAATCCTCTGAAcataatagtaataatagtaggaagaagaaatttGTTCAAAAAGAAGGcaaaaatgatattattattaataaatctttgaataaaattaagagaaagattaattttgaaaatgatctTCTTGAGAATTCTATGGatccaaatatttccaTGTATGAGAAACAACACACAATCCGTAAAATAGAATCACCCTCAAATACTATTACGAGTAACtcaatgaaaataatcTCACCCCATGATAGTGAAGATGACGATTATCTAgatcaattaaaagaaattgaaatgatTGAAGATTTTCAAACTAAGAAACTTGAAGCAAAAAAATGCAACATCCAAGATCTACCTAAACGCAAGGAAGATATTTCTATAGATACAAAAATCGATAATAAGAGGCTACCTCTTGTAACtcatttttcaaacatGCCATCTACTATGGAAGTTCCTCTAACTGAAAATCAACAGAATTTGAACTTTATAGTTAGTAAAATACCAGATTTCTCTTCTAATGgagtttcttttttattccAAAATAACGTACCAAAGGAAACTCAAGACACTCGCTCTACAAAACCAAATAAGAAGCCACACATGGAGGTTCCTTCATGGTTTGaaaattcatcttctttgAATTCCAACCAACAGTATAACCCATATAGTACTACCGAATTTGTACATGACAGGGCAGAAGAACAACAACTAGCTTCTAATGGAACAGAGAAGAGGCATTATGATCTTGTATCAGGATTTACAGCGGAACAACtcttagaaaaaattaaatgcgAACCAGCTATCAATGCTAAGCATGTCGTTGATTCAGATAATAGTTTAGAAGtaatagaaaattcaaatagcCTGGTAAGCAAAAGCgaagatgataatgatcTTGAGATTATTGAACCTAAAGCGAATGCTgagattaaaaatattaaaaataacgAAAATACTAGTTTAAGCACTGAACCATTGATTACATACCAGGAACCCGTTGGTAAACCTGTAGATTCAACTCTTTCTATTAATTACAATACCcaatctaaaaatattcattctGAATCTGAATCAAACAATATGGCCTCGAAGCCAATGGTATTTGATTATGATTTTTCTGaggatgaagaagatgaaatatctgaaaatattagaaaagaaaatgatgattttAATGACCTAAGAAATAAGTTACAAGGAGATAATGAGAGGGTTACTGGAAATGCATTTttagaagatgaattatttgagcAGCAGATGAAAGATAAAAGAGATTCTGATGAAGTTACTACAGACATGATTCTAGATGTACAAGAATTACTATCACGATTCGGAATTCCGTTTATAACTGCTCCTATGGAGGCAGAAGCACAGTGTGCAgagttaataaatttaaaactagTTGATGGTATTGTGACAGATGATAGTGATGTATTTTTGTTTGGAGGAacaaaagtttataaaaatatgttCCATGAAAAGCATTATGTTGAGtattatgataatgatgTTATATTCCGAAATCTTGGATTGGATCGAGAGTATATGATTGAATTGGTAGAATTACTAGGTAGTGATTATACTACTGGTATCAAGGGTATGGGCCCAGTATCGAGCATGGAAGTCTTGGCGGAATTTGGAAAtctaaagaattttaaagaGTGGTATAATGAAGGAcaatttgataaatctaagcaagaaaaggaaaacaAGTTTCAAAAAGATTTGAGGAAAAAACTAGTTAAAAATGGtgttatatttgaaaatgattttcCAAACTCATTGGTATCAGATGCTTACATGAACCCAGAAGTAGATCATGATTCAACAGCTTTTAAATGGGGGGTACCTGATTTAGATATGTTACGAACGTTTAtgagaaataaaattggtTGGCAAAAGGAAAAATCCGATGAGATTTTAATACCTTTAATTAGAACGATtaatcaaagaaaaattcaacaaaAGCAAAGAActttaaatgaatttttccCAAATGAAGTTTTGGGACAAGAGAAAAGATATTCCGCCAGCAATAGAATGTCAATAGCTACAagcaaattaaaaaagcGTAGATTGAAGTAA
- the PFS1 gene encoding Pfs1p (similar to Saccharomyces cerevisiae PFS1 (YHR185C); ancestral locus Anc_5.52) — MNNNNSRYIIRNHRFLESLKCFEKYSSSSKIKNDFDYGKILKQQHIDSKFVISEQEIDIETDNPQYITNTNNRVKRTSIQSYNFNSPKYQHIDDTVGNSMYQEYLEYIKSNPLQTTLGDFDQVKDDRFIYEGLYDRNRIILDNFHINDRYNDSTASNVFSIPNGFNPRLARNMAANEKVDKWINKIPIIISKRGDITPNCFEPSFSFNWEEFDFDNETGENNFESIDDLLFLQNKKVDALVRKMYMRENEIYNVGNPYI; from the coding sequence atgaataataataattccagGTATATAATTAGAAACCACAGATTCTTAGAAAGTTTAAaatgttttgaaaaatattcttcttctagtaaaatcaaaaatgattttgattatgGTAAAATACTAAAACAGCAGCATATCGATAGTAAATTTGTAATTAGTGAGCAAGAAATAGATATTGAAACTGATAATCCACaatatattacaaatacaaataatagaGTGAAAAGAACATCGATACAgtcatataattttaattcacCAAAATATCAACATATAGATGATACTGTTGGCAATTCGATGTATCAAGAATATcttgaatatattaaaagtaaTCCTTTACAGACAACTTTAGGTGATTTTGACCAGGTAAAGGATGATAGATTTATTTACGAGGGATTGTATGATCGCAATAGAATAATCCTGGATAATTTCCATATAAATGACCGTTATAATGATAGCACTGCCAGTAACGTTTTTAGTATTCCAAATGGTTTTAATCCAAGATTGGCAAGAAATATGGCAGCTAACGAGAAGGTGGATAAATggataaataaaataccCATCATAATATCGAAGAGAGGAGATATTACTCCAAATTGTTTCGAGCCCAGCTTTAGTTTCAATTGGGAAGAATTCgattttgataatgaaactGGGGAAAATAATTTCGAATCTATTGATGATCTTTTGTTTCTACAAAACAAGAAAGTTGACGCTCTGGTACGTAAGATGTACATGAGAGAAAATGAGATTTATAACGTTGGCAATCCTTACATTtaa
- the MTM1 gene encoding Mtm1p (similar to Saccharomyces cerevisiae MTM1 (YGR257C); ancestral locus Anc_5.53), protein MASSTSTIKEQTSLGLSQRMVSAMAGSLVTALLVTPLDVVRIRLQQQHLLPECTCVNPTIIDPPVVKNIRPVTNLASIGPSNAIFPSVSTSTFNDAITAGKLFWEAPCFKDLGCTKVSSHYRGTWSAVQGIARSEGTLALWRGLSLTLVMAVPANVVYYAGYEYVRDWSPLGQSYPTLNPALCGASARVLAATCIAPLELLKTRLQSVPKAQKSHLTNLPQNNKSIVGSRQFDLFKDLLKETGRELRVEGPTALFRGLTITLWRDVPFSAIYWASYEKFKKLLSMQQCTINTGRTNYTECPGNGNNSQGSVGCFLKSFLGGCISGSIAALFTHPFDVGKTRMQIVLNSPTAVSSATKATNNNMFLFLWSIKKTEGFSALFTGLVPRLLKIAPSCAIMISTYEVSKKILGIET, encoded by the coding sequence atGGCTTCTTCTACGTCAACAATTAAGGAACAAACAAGTTTGGGACTCTCTCAAAGAATGGTTAGTGCGATGGCAGGATCTTTGGTAACTGCCTTACTAGTTACACCATTGGATGTGGTTCGTATTAGACTTCAGCAGCAGCATTTACTACCAGAATGCACATGTGTAAATCCTACAATAATAGATCCACCTGtagttaaaaatatacgGCCAGTAACAAATTTAGCTTCAATAGGTCCATCGAATGCTATTTTTCCTTCTGTGTCGACGAGCACATTTAATGATGCAATTACAGCTGGGAAATTATTCTGGGAAGCCCCTtgttttaaagatttaggTTGTACAAAAGTATCATCACATTATCGTGGAACCTGGTCTGCTGTTCAAGGAATTGCACGCTCCGAGGGTACGTTAGCTCTTTGGCGTGGCTTATCATTAACTCTCGTAATGGCAGTTCCTGCAAATGTTGTGTATTATGCAGGCTATGAATATGTAAGAGATTGGTCTCCTTTGGGGCAATCTTATCCTACATTAAATCCTGCATTATGTGGTGCTTCGGCTAGAGTACTTGCTGCTACTTGCATTGCACCACTAGAGCTATTAAAGACTAGGCTACAAAGCGTGCCAAAGGCACAAAAGAGTCATTTAACTAACCTCccacaaaataataaaagtattGTGGGAAGTCGTCAATTCGACCTgtttaaagatttattaaaagaaacaGGGAGAGAATTGCGTGTTGAAGGACCAACGGCATTATTTCGAGGGTTAACTATTACTCTATGGAGAGACGTACCATTTAGTGCAATATATTGGGCCTCgtatgaaaaatttaaaaaactGTTAAGCATGCAACAATGTACTATTAACACTGGTAGAACTAATTACACTGAGTGTCCAGGAAATGGCAATAATAGCCAAGGTAGTGTTGGTTGTTTCCTAAAAAGTTTCTTGGGTGGTTGCATAAGTGGCTCAATAGCAGCTTTGTTCACTCATCCTTTCGATGTTGGTAAAACAAGAATGCAGATTGTGCTAAATAGTCCAACCGCGGTTTCTTCTGCCACTAAAGCAACCAACAATAATATGTTTCTTTTCTTATGGAGTATTAAGAAAACAGAAGGTTTCAGTGCCTTGTTTACTGGGTTGGTGCCcagattattaaaaattgctCCAAGTTGTGCTATTATGATTTCAACTTATGAAGtctcaaaaaaaatattgggAATTGAAACTTAA
- the CTR2 gene encoding low-affinity Cu transporter (similar to Saccharomyces cerevisiae CTR2 (YHR175W); ancestral locus Anc_5.61) gives MSHNHNSTTCEMNSVITFKYENTCVLIQQWQITSLWQLLISSVFICFLGYFYEYLRYRITIFKDSVKEVGELLLPGINSEVPNFLTHTRISKKNKFKLSLLYGLEVLISLLLMLIFMTYNFWLMCSVVLGAILGNYQFQAGSKDYVKPICH, from the coding sequence ATGTCTCATAACCATAATTCGACCACCTGTGAAATGAACAGTGTCATTACATTTAAATACGAAAATACGTGTGTATTAATTCAGCAATGGCAAATTACTTCGCTATGgcaattattaataagtAGTGTCTTCATTTGCTTTCTAGGATATTTTTATGAGTATTTGAGATATAGaattacaatatttaaagacAGTGTGAAAGAGGTTggagaattattattacccGGAATCAATTCAGAGGTCCCTAATTTCCTTACCCATACtagaatttcaaaaaaaaataaatttaagcTCAGCTTACTTTATGGTTTGGAAGTTTTGATATCTTTACTATTAATGCTAATTTTTATGACTTATAATTTTTGGTTAATGTGTTCTGTCGTGCTAGGGGCCATCTTGGGAAATTACCAGTTCCAGGCAGGCTCAAAAGATTATGTAAAACCTATTTGTCACTAA
- the RGD3 gene encoding Rgd3p (similar to Saccharomyces cerevisiae YHR182W; ancestral locus Anc_5.56), whose amino-acid sequence MPNTFDEEKELKYTLRNTFWSKDYSTGISSLLLSFKHEISKLENERKSYVQFTDNCWLPLLENLSLLNKTNFSSKNTATLMYERFNQVKVSDLELHCIEPLAASITECRQLLTQAEKSFDIVFSSYSKELNDTHNFLLDCNKIVDSLKTELSNEKMDTNANTPNHSIQMLEKSTAEITDDDTTTNNSSEEVTQLTSKNIIETTLLDSIDYPLELDEKLKFNSKSELLTFINGLKNKTKLEKSIFPIPGLPNESFKGSSLIDGIKKANIDIDSSLFNLERIGQKVLDLHLIEQYSMVKKFGYSYSNASLLKDNMFKQDIYYYWNSDIETKKVDIIQNSANVSTLNKTKIDKSSSYNILRNTQSNDKISTPIRELSTSSTIASWIRKVSATEVDIDSLKNQLIISENNFYEKCCRLEYATIQLEKSIFEQSKRLSQIQLKNSKLIYTVEVFFNKICRALNFAEFKIEASNKTFVSDSNTFYHDRKYDSSGFFCRDNSINFRKWMILSVGNSESLVKEDRKLVTQKCLFGISQINSDVTRSISYILDLLEINGKESSKSNTSPLFFSWNNTLDIVRVSNLKREILHCFKSGTGNNFDTLEMYIQQKGNFIINDWIGLLKLWLLELKNSLLPSDMYEEIGFILKHDKDPVYLRKVLTKIPINNLKLLLRFSQHFKLVEESASQNIMDDSSKNLIKQLFITDNQDIPLYHMFIRRPGTPKPLDIFTYSYIVYFILGNMESTKVMQSIQATKENTNKLHMENIAVIPLVTIANSNTEAFNDGKRNMVSNSHLKEPATPKKSTRIHSRKSPDLLEQAFVPRSFKMSTTPEPTPNKTKRLSTFSLLPVEGHSKAPTHIPIYRNIGETYCQYY is encoded by the coding sequence ATGCCTAATACATTCGATGAAgagaaagaattaaaatatactCTAAGAAATACCTTCTGGTCGAAAGATTATTCAACAGGAATTTCGTCGCTactattatcatttaaacATGAGATATCAAAGTTAGAAAATGAACGGAAATCATATGTTCAGTTCACAGATAATTGCTGGCTACCATTATTGGAAAACttgtcattattaaataaaactaatttttcttctaaaaaCACTGCCACACTTATGTATGAAAGATTCAATCAAGTAAAAGTTAGTGATTTGGAACTGCATTGCATCGAGCCTTTAGCCGCTTCAATTACGGAATGTAGGCAATTATTAACTCAGGCAGAAAAGTCTTTTGATATTGTATTCAGTTCCTATTCAAAGGAATTGAATGATACACATAACTTTTTACTAGATTGCAATAAAATTGTGGATTCCTTAAAAACAGAACTATCAAATGAGAAAATGGATACCAATGCTAATACCCCTAATCATAGCATTCAAATGTTAGAGAAGTCAACTGCTGAAATAACTGATGATGATACTACCACAAACAATTCATCTGAAGAAGTCACCCAGTTAacttctaaaaatattatagaaaCGACACTGCTAGATAGTATTGATTACCCGTTAGAGCTAGAcgagaaattgaaatttaacTCAAAATCTGAGTTATTGACGTTTATCAATGgattaaaaaacaaaacaaagtTAGAGAAAAGTATTTTCCCCATACCTGGTTTACCGAATGAAAGTTTTAAAGGTTCATCTTTAATTGATGGTATTAAAAAGGCTAATATAGACATAGATTCTTCGTTGTTTAATTTAGAAAGAATAGGCCAGAAGGTTCTTGatcttcatttaattgaGCAGTATAGCATGGTTAAAAAGTTTGGTTACAGTTATTCGAATGCCAGCTTgttaaaagataatatgTTTAAACAAGatatatactattattggAATTCGGATATCGAAACCAAAAAAGTTgatataattcaaaattctGCCAATGTTAGCACTTTAAATAAGACTAAAATTGATAAGTCATCCTcctataatattttaagaaaCACCCAatctaatgataaaatatctACTCCAATAAGAGAACTATCGACAAGTTCTACAATCGCAAGTTGGATCAGAAAGGTTAGTGCGACAGAAGTGGATATtgattcattaaaaaaccaattaattataagtgaaaataatttctacGAAAAATGTTGCAGATTAGAATATGCTACTATTCAGTTAGAGAAATCTATCTTTGAACAATCTAAGAGATTATCCCAGATCCAATTGAAGAACAGCAAACTAATATACACCGTAGAGGTTTTTTTCAACAAGATATGTAGAGCATTAAATTTCGCTGAATTTAAAATCGAAGcttcaaataaaacatttgTTAGCGATTCAAATACATTCTATCATGATCGCAAATATGATTCTTCAGGGTTTTTCTGTAGagataattcaattaattttcgAAAGTGGATGATTCTAAGTGTTGGCAATTCAGAATCTCTTGTAAAAGAGGATAGAAAACTAGTGACGCAAAAATGTCTATTTGGAATATCACAAATAAACAGTGATGTTACCAGATCCATTAGTTATATACTTGATTTATTAGAGATAAATGGGAAGGAGTCCAGCAAATCAAATACTTctccattatttttttcctgGAATAATACATTAGACATTGTCAGGGTTTCAAACttaaaaagagaaatatTGCACTGCTTTAAATCAGGTACaggtaataattttgacaCTTTAGAAATGTATATCCAGCAAAAAGgaaatttcatcattaatGATTGGATCGGTTTATTAAAGTTATGGCTActagaattgaaaaacagTCTACTCCCATCTGATATGTATGAAGAAATAGGGTTTATTTTGAAGCATGATAAGGATCCTGTCTATTTGAGGAAAGTACTAACAAAAATaccaattaataatttgaaattgttaCTACGGTTTTCACAGCATTTTAAGTTAGTTGAGGAATCTGCATCacaaaatataatggaTGActcttcaaaaaatttgattaaGCAATTATTTATAACCGACAATCAGGATATTCCTCTATACCATATGTTCATCCGCCGACCAGGAACACCCAAACCACTAGATATTTTCACTTATTCATACAtagtatattttattttgggGAATATGGAGTCCACCAAAGTTATGCAATCTATTCAAGCCACTAAAGAAAACACCAACAAACTACACATGGAAAATATAGCTGTGATACCGTTAGTTACAATTGCCAATAGTAATACTGAAGCTTTTAATGATGGTAAAAGAAATATGGTTTCAAACAGTCATTTAAAAGAACCAGCGACCCCCAAAAAATCCACTAGAATCCATTCCAGAAAAAGCCCTGATCTGCTGGAACAAGCTTTTGTACCAAGGTCATTTAAAATGTCCACAACACCAGAGCCTACACCAAATAAAACCAAAAGGCTGAGTACATTTAGTTTACTGCCTGTAGAGGGACACAGTAAGGCTCCAACCCACATTCCAATATACAGAAACATCGGTGAAACCTACTGCCAATACTACTGA